The following are from one region of the Carassius auratus strain Wakin chromosome 43, ASM336829v1, whole genome shotgun sequence genome:
- the LOC113061708 gene encoding pentraxin-related protein PTX3-like, which produces MASTCMRTFLQAMCLVVLLSTAVPANYGDDIKVSFGEDYFNEITDEDQLEEATPTPSPEPCRSPVFTKWDKLFTMLENSQMKENMLLQYADDIIKVELQSLRGELLQFVAQYGGSCASAVEGLVRRVGIQTETRLQNAMDRVREVSADQYVQHDAALQQLLAASVNQATRMEQLESSCLKLGAAKSFQARHLMQEVTEAENGGRLQKTLSTISSDLQIIREQLILYTRSVFANSLPSGCDTGLLFPTRSSTAHVEVSPKTPFQNNAATICLWAKPTQVLNKTILFSYSTTGNAYELQLVLNGQSVFFTVDGETHLVEASGAAQEGQWVHICAVWSSQQGLASLWVNGQQAASSPGVAEGHELRSKGSILLGQEYGRSFRHLSIPDTFDADLAFTGKMTGVNMWDRVLNSKEISQQARIDGSGCGIRGNVVAWGVSDIEPKGGVKLIY; this is translated from the exons ATGGCCAGCACGTGCATGCGGACATTCCTCCAGGCCATGTGTCTGGTGGTTTTACTGTCCACAGCAGTACCTGCGAATTATGGGGATGATATCAAGGTAAGCTTTGGAGAAGATTATTTCAACGAGATAACTGACGAGGACCAGCTAGAAG AGGCGACCCCAACACCTTCCCCTGAACCCTGCAGAAGTCCAGTCTTCACTAAGTGGGATAAGCTCTTCACAATGCTGGAAAATTCCCAAATGAAAGAGAACATGCTCCTGCAGTATGCCGATGATATCATCAAGGTTGAGCTGCAGAGTCTGAGAGGAGAGCTGTTGCAGTTTGTGGCTCAGTACGGCGGCTCTTGCGCATCTGCGGTTGAGGGTTTGGTTCGACGGGTTGGGATTCAAACAGAGACGCGTCTGCAGAACGCGATGGACCGTGTGCGAGAGGTCTCAGCTGATCAGTACGTGCAGCATGATGCAGCCCTGCAGCAGCTACTTGCTGCCAGCGTTAACCAGGCTACACGAATGGAGCAACTGGAGAGCAGCTGCTTGAAACTGGGGGCAGCCAAGAGCTTCCAGGCCCGACATCTCATGCAAGAAGTGACTGAGGCAGAGAACGGAGGAAGACTGCAGAAGACTCTATCAACCATCTCCAGCGATCTGCAAATCATCCGGGAACAGCTCATTCTTTACACCAGATCAGTCTTTGCCAATAGCCTGCCATCAG GCTGTGACACTGGGCTGCTCTTCCCCACACGTTCATCTACAGCTCATGTTGAAGTCTCACCCAAGACACCCTTCCAGAACAATGCGGCCACCATTTGCCTGTGGGCGAAACCAACTCAGGTGCTCAACAAGACCATCCTCTTCTCTTACAGTACGACTGGCAATGCCTACGAACTCCAGCTGGTGTTGAATGGACAGAGTGTGTTCTTTACAGTTGACGGTGAGACCCATTTGGTGGAAGCTTCAGGGGCAGCTCAAGAGGGTCAGTGGGTGCACATCTGTGCAGTCTGGAGCTCACAACAGGGCTTGGCTTCACTGTGGGTCAATGGTCAACAGGCTGCAAGCTCTCCTGGAGTGGCTGAAGGTCATGAGCTACGCAGCAAAGGAAGCATACTACTGGGTCAAGAGTATGGACGTTCCTTCAGGCATCTCAGTATCCCAGACACTTTTGATGCGGACCTGGCCTTTACTGGGAAGATGACTGGAGTGAACATGTGGGACCGTGTTTTGAATTCAAAGGAGATATCTCAGCAAGCACGGATAGATGGGAGTGGTTGTGGAATCCGTGGTAATGTGGTGGCATGGGGCGTCTCTGACATTGAGCCAAAAGGGGGTGTcaagttaatatattaa